The genomic DNA CGTCAAACTTTTCACGCAAAAAAGTAATCATATCCTTCAGATACCGATTGTCTCCCTCTATGAGTCTGTAAAGTTCAGGGATATGCGATGAAGGAAAGGCGCTTCGAACACGGCGTGGAAGTTCAGAACGAGGCACGGGGCTTGACATAGCAGCAGCGGTAACAGGAGAAAGTTTGGTTATGGGACCCGGTTGTTCTTTTTGAACAATAGTTTCCACTGACAAGAGACAGCGAACATTGAGATTGTGGCCAATAACGGTGGTGCTATAGTTAGCCTTGTATTGTTGAGGAGTATCTGTAGACTCGAAGGTGAACGGATTGAGGGATACCGGAGTATCTGTAAATTTGTAAGTATTGAAAGTGAAAACCGAAGGTTGCTTGCCCACTCACCATTCAAAAGCTGGATACGGTATGACTCTAGCCCTTCCgtccccttctctccaatcCTATTCTCCCAAATAGGCCCCTTCCAGTTGGGCACAAGTTTAACAATCCTTTTGATCGGTTGCTCTTTGAGTTTTTTAACGTTCCTGGACAGTTTCTCCGGCTCCGGAgcatcatccacatccatcGAATCCGGTTGCGTAGCTTCAACGTCTTCTGAGTCATCAAGCCAATCATCGAACTCgccctcgtcttcttcgtcttcatcttcctcttcctcctccaagttCTTTTCACCACCGAAATTGTCAACAtcctcaccttcatcatcatcttgccATTCATCGCCCGAATCATAAGAATAGTCGAAAATCGGGTCTTGGGCGAAGGGCGTTCTGGGTCCGACAACAAGAGATTTTTTGGTAAAGGTACCAGAATAGGGCGGCCTTGGTTGCTGATCGAATGCCAAAGTTTTCCAAGGAAATCGTCGTCGATCCCGTAATTGGTCAAGAACTTCTCGAGGCTCTTCAGCGACTTGCAACGCAGCCCATAACTCTCCAACGCTTCCATCAATGGGTGCAACTTTGAACCCCCGAGGGAGGTTTCTTCTGGGATGTCGCATCTGGTGACCATGTTTCTTTAAATGATCCTTGATGAAGTCTGTAGCCAAGTTTTAGCAAATTGTTCAACTTACGTGCAAAATACCCTACCTTGGGACGACCAGCCCTCAACATCCGGAGACCCCTCGTTGATCCATTGCTCAACTTTCCCCCCCGAGATATCACCTGCAGCGTGATTTATGCCATTCTCGATCCTGATCCATTCGTTTACTTTCGCGGTCTTGACGTATTTCTTTGGCGGCAGAGGCCGGAAAGTTTTTTGGTAGTCACTGAGGGCTTGATTGCTACTGCTGACGCTAGGAAGTGCAGTAGTTTTTTTCGCGATACAAGTCGGCTTTGGCTTGAAAAACATGCTCATAGCTTTGGCCTGCTTGGCCAtggcctcttccttcttcttgacttcCCGCTCCTTTGCGCTGTGTCTTGTTAGATGACTATGTTGATCAGTGATTAATTACGTACGCCTTTTTCTCGGCCCAGATAGCTtttttctcatctctctgCTTCTTTTTTAAACGGTCTGCTTCAATCTGATTGTCGATTAGTTAGCTAAGggaaaataaaaatgaGACGGCCTACCTCTTCAGGGGTTCTCCCAGGCTTGATAGGTGAAGATCCCCCATGAGATGCTGCGTCTTCATCTGGCCCTTCGCTTTCATCGACGCGAAAGATTGATTGAGGAGAGTCCTTCTAGATGTCAGTGTCAAGCAGAATCCATTAGCACGTACTTGGATCTCCTTGGGTAGAGCACTCTTTTCGGCGGTACTTGCGGATTTTGATGGTGTGTCTTTTTGGTCCTTGCTTCCACCAACCAATTCAATCTTTTGAGCGTCTGTCATTCCTTGTAAGAGCTTAAAGCATTCCTCGGTCAGACTTTCTCGCTCCGTCCTCCTTGCACGTAATGCCTCAAGTTCTTCGGATGGGAACCATTTTTCAGGCTCGTTTACTTCCCAACATCGGatttgaagagatgaaggaatttTTACACTGTTAGGGAattgagaaggaaaaaagccATAATGGCTGAGTGTGAACAATTTCCGGCTGATAACTGTAAGTACTTCATTGGGAAGAGATTCTACGCAAAAATTAGTAAATGAAGGTAACAATGATAAATAAATTGCGCACTTTGTTCGGCAGGCTCGAGGCCCAAAGCAGCTTTCAGTTGCTTGACAAACGAACCCTCATTAGCTGAAGACCTACTTTTTTATTAGCTAgtcctcttcatccgcaATGAAAGCCCCTACATCTCGTTACCAGCCATTGCAATGAGAGCCCAATGTTCCT from Cryptococcus neoformans var. neoformans JEC21 chromosome 3 sequence includes the following:
- a CDS encoding expressed protein; translated protein: MTSRNPTVNMSSSKPIKPMVINSNVRNTSHSTVLGAKRKVDDVLNSSSEGEGKENGATQKKKALDATLGQPLFELRNRKLLFKQALPSRNLPRRRILNFQGYVLDEVEGGRTINEIPEEHWALIAMAGNEMSSANEGSFVKQLKAALGLEPAEQKSLPNEVLTVISRKLFTLSHYGFFPSQFPNSVKIPSSLQIRCWEVNEPEKWFPSEELEALRARRTERESLTEECFKLLQGMTDAQKIELVGGSKDQKDTPSKSASTAEKSALPKEIQDSPQSIFRVDESEGPDEDAASHGGSSPIKPGRTPEEIEADRLKKKQRDEKKAIWAEKKAAKEREVKKKEEAMAKQAKAMSMFFKPKPTCIAKKTTALPSVSSSNQALSDYQKTFRPLPPKKYVKTAKVNEWIRIENGINHAAGDISGGKVEQWINEGSPDVEGWSSQDFIKDHLKKHGHQMRHPRRNLPRGFKVAPIDGSVGELWAALQVAEEPREVLDQLRDRRRFPWKTLAFDQQPRPPYSGTFTKKSLVVGPRTPFAQDPIFDYSYDSGDEWQDDDEGEDVDNFGGEKNLEEEEEDEDEEDEGEFDDWLDDSEDVEATQPDSMDVDDAPEPEKLSRNVKKLKEQPIKRIVKLVPNWKGPIWENRIGEKGTEGLESYRIQLLNDTPVSLNPFTFESTDTPQQYKANYSTTVIGHNLNVRCLLSVETIVQKEQPGPITKLSPVTAAAMSSPVPRSELPRRVRSAFPSSHIPELYRLIEGDNRYLKDMITFLREKFDGVATKVSIENELKESAVREGRSKDSVWRVYREAWIAAGLEPAVSAPSRPPTAPSTTAALSLNPKSTVNQPTNLPSPLDQSLQTSPVQDGSAAEPTVVDS